From a single Nicotiana tomentosiformis chromosome 2, ASM39032v3, whole genome shotgun sequence genomic region:
- the LOC138905865 gene encoding uncharacterized protein — MRDAIQLLSRLVAAQVRHQEVRIGHADRSISARVRDFINLDPPVFTRSDPNEDPQVFIDRMQRTLWVMKATTTESVELASYRLQDVAVNWYEFWELSRCEDAPPAVWHEFTEAFLRHYPPPELRRARVDRFLTLRQGNISVREYSLQFDSLVRQTWIFLVFRHTLKVYMSVSRSKGRL; from the exons atgagagatgctattcagctGTTAAgtcgattagtagccgcacagGTTCGGCATCAGGAAGTacgtattggtcatgcagataggtccatcagtgcgagggttcgtgatttcattaatttggaccctcctgTATTCACTAGGtcagatccaaatgaggaccctcaggtatttatcgatagaatGCAGAGAACTTTgtgggtaatgaaggccactacaactgagtcagttgagctagcttcctatagactccaagatgttgcagttaattggtacgagtttTGGGAATTGTCCAGAtgtgaggatgcccctccagcggtatggcatgagtttacagaagcttttcttcgtcattatcctccaccagagcttagacgggccagagttgataggttcttgacccttcggcagggtaacataagtgttcgggagtacagtcTTCAGTTTGATTCGTTGGTTAG GcagacatggatatttctcgtattcaggcatacgcttaAGGTTTACATGAGCGTAAGCAGAAGCAAAGGCCGATTGTGA